In Erigeron canadensis isolate Cc75 chromosome 8, C_canadensis_v1, whole genome shotgun sequence, the DNA window aggaagatgaagaagatggtgGTTCAGGATACCTGGTACAACCAGTGGCTCCACAGGTTGCCGAAGACGTGGTAGTTGGAgacgaagaagatgatgatCCAGAAGTGgatgaggaagaagaagaggatgatgatgatgatgaggatgatgatgaagtgCATGATAACGGGGTGCATCCTCCATCTTCATCAAGTAAGAGAAAgcgagatgatgatgatgatgacgacgatgGTAGTGGAGAAGATGATGATAACATTGTTGATAATCATCATCCCAAATCATCAAAGCACAACTAGCAAAAGGTTTCAGTTTCTTATGCGAAAAAGATGGATGTCAATGGCTGTATGTATTGCTGCTGGAGTTGATTGTCAATGGTGGAATTGGATTTATCGGGGATGGAGAAAGAAAGTTCTAAGGTTTCTTCTTGAGAAAAACTGTAAACTAATGtctttgtgttttttaaatGAGAGAAGATTGGATGATATGATACTTTTGGAGGGAAACAAAAGATTGTAAACTGGTTGGTTGGGAAGCATTtgaaaaagtttgtttttttaaaactatggttaagtttatgatgatgaatgatgTGTATGTTGATCTCTGCTATCCGTTACAATAGATTCAAATGGCAGTTGAATGTTTAAAGAGAGGGAAAACAGACTTTTTTGAATGTCTGTTAGAGCACCGTCTTGAATTGGAGGGAAACTAATATATGAACAAAGCTCTAATTTATATCCATCATGATTCATATCATCAAGGAAAGGAAGTATGCGGAAGGAATTAgaacaaaaagatatatataaaataaaaaaataaggtgAGATGCAAATGTGAGTGTATGTAGTGAGTTGTACTTGAGCACATGAAAGAAGCAAACCAAATTCGGGTAGCCAAAATGTATTGGGCCGGGTTTTTTATTAAAGGATTTTGATCAACGACGTCGTATCGAATGATTCGAGTGAGTCAAGttgcaaattaattaatatggaAATGAAAAAGGGAAGAAGAAATATGGGAAGGGGGTGCTTTTTATTTGGGACGGAAAGTGCGGATGGACAGGTGTTGGCAATCTAACGGATGCAAGAAGAGGTGCAAAAAGACTCGACTCTCGGCTTGTGTTGGTTTAGCCGCGAAAATGACAGAATTCCAATTCAAACAACGTAACAAGGCTTGGCTTAGCTAGGCTATTCTTCggctttttccttttttcttttataataataataattattttgtttacTCATTATGTTGACATATGGGTGATATGGGGAAGAGACGCAAAGGTCGTTTGGTGCCTTTAATTGTATTTTAAGTCATATATATAGTGTgacttttgtaattttatcttcttacaatattctttttattcttctATTTTTAATCATCCCACAAAGTTAATATTACATTTGGGGAAACAAGTTGATGCAAAAAATTTTTACTGAATAAAAAGTAGATTACGAACAAATCTAGCTAACATTTTaagataataaacaaaaataaataaataaaaatctgaTTTTTTACAATTCTGCGTTAAAAAAGATGATAGCTTATGGGGCGTTAAACCGTTTAGAATGATTTTTTCTTTACTAAGATTAAATAATACATcaaaattaatgtaaaaataccATCTTCCATGATATCAACTACAGCTAAATTGCAATATGTAGCTCTATATCTTCTCTAAATGTAAAATATTTAACATTCCATTGATTAGCctggttaaattttttttttttaaaaagaaaattaataatgCACACTTATTAGTAAATGTTTATTTATTCTTTATCTCATTCCTTTTTCccttttatttatctatactatctaataaaaaaaaatcaccattttttttcttcaggggtaaattacacttttagtccctgaaCTTGGCACGTTTTTcgcttttagtcactaaacttaaAAAACTGAACTTGccactttttttcacttttggtcacccTGTCAACTTTGTTACCTTTTCTCCGTTAACTTGCCTaaattcgttagttttttttctcCAGCTTTCgtccttttcatttattttattattaaaagtgataatcGATGAAAAGTACACTCAAAATTCAATCCTTTATCTGatttattacaaatttatataacactaacaaaaatatttacggttaaatcaTAAGGCGTTATCGATTattcagagaaaaaaaaatctagaataCATTACTCCGGATAACCGTTACAATATCTTATGTTTATTATAGTTTAGCTAATAAGAtgaataaagataaataaataaatctatataaaacatacaaaaatacTTACGCTTAGTTTgattagatgaaataattaatattctttttgaacgacgatgaaataattgttagttgaaatttttatttatatagttagatttttttttagtgcctctgtttgaattttttattcttcttatgtctactttaatcgtaaatttttttgtttgtgttatataaatttatatagttttccttaattcattttattaactattgctaaactataataaaaataagatattgtcACGGTTATCCCGGAGTAACGtgttctagatttttttttctctgaatAATTGATAACGTCTTATGATTTAACtctaaaaattttgtttgtgttatataaatttgtaataaatcatataaatgGAACGAGTTTTGGATgtatttttcatcaattatcacttttaataatggaataaatgaaaaagacgaaaactggaaaaaaaaactaacgaatctgGGCAAGTTAACGGAGGAAAGATAACAAAGTTGACGtggtgaccaaaagtgaaaaaaaatgacaagttcagtgtataatttgtaatttttgaagtttaatgattaaaagtaaaaaacgtgCCAAGTTCAGGgatcaaaagtgtaatttacctttacatacttttatttaaactttttgtctacgaaaaaccaaaaatactttCTCtgttatttactaatttaaaattctcatttaatatacctataagATTCTTAATGAAActacctttaacatcaattacttttatattcacCACTATCGTCACCCTCATCACCGTCCCACCACTGTCACTACCACCCCTTCCGCCATCATTACCCCACCTCTACCGCATCGCGCGGGCAATAAGTTTAGTTTTCTAAAAGGGATTTCTGTAAAATTGAACGTTAAGAACACACCACCATTCATCCCATATCTTCCTTCCTAAGAACAAACCAACAAACCCCTCTCATCTCATTTCAAAACATTTTCTAAAACAAACAATGTTACTCCAAACATGTCCATATTCCACAACAAGACTCATCCCACTAACACCATCCTTGAATTTCATCTCTCAATCTCGTCAAAATGTCATCAAATCCATGGCTAAACAAACCACCAATGAACCAGAACCACTTTCCACCCCCAACAAACTGGCTATAGCCGGTGGCCTAATCTCCAACCCTGTGATCGGATGGTCACTTTACACTCTCAAAACAACCGGATGTGGCCTTCCACCTGGTCCTGGTGGGTCCATTGGGGCATTGGAAGGTGTCAGTTACTTGGTGGTTGTTGGAATTGTGGGTTGGTCTTTGTATACTAAGTCCAAAACTGGGTCTGGATTGCCTAATGGACCATTTGGGTTGTTGGGTGCTGTTGAAGGGTTGTCGTATTTGTCGTTGGTTGCGATTTTGGTCGTTTTCGGGTTGCAGTTTTATCAGCAGGGTTTTATCCCTGGCCCGGTTCCTGTTCCTGGTGACCAATGCTTTGGTTAATATCatgtattatatgtaataattataatgttGTCTACTCTATCCACTGTAACATGTactcatttcatttcaaatacattatGCATATACTCAATTTGAGGTAAATTTATTTAGTGAATTATGTAACACTTCATCTTAGTATTCGGTGTGGTGTTATTGTAGCATTGTTTCTTTTCGGTGTGTGAAATGTTTTGATCTTTGAGTGATatgtaaattttgaaatttgaagaaaGAATGCTAGCCTAATAATGTCTGATTTATTGGAAACGATAAGAAAAACATACGAAACATTGATTGATGTAAATGTTTTGTGTGATTTTGGTACTTATGGCACAACTTATATGCTGTTGGATTCTTCTTAGTTTTATCTTACTATTTGATAAATCTGCCGCCTATGGAGTTCCTGGCCCTTCAGTGTTTCTTTAAGAAAAAGTCTGTATCAGAAATTCTTACAGCCGTTTACTCATTGAGAAGCTTATgaaataaagtataaatattattatgtcTATAGTCTTATAAACTGTGTCCTTGGTTTTGTGACTTTGTCTTTGAAGACACATAATAGCTTTTTATTTGTCTATGATGTTGAAGATTATGAGTTAGTAGACTGCAGAGTTCTCTCAAGTCCATATCTTGTTTTTGAAACGGTTATCCTGTTGATCAAGTTTTTTGTAACTCATTTAGATGCAATTACActtaattatgttaaaaatcAAATCTTTTGCGGTTTTAAGATTGTCAGGCTCTGGATACATAGAATTTGTATGCATATTATCATCTCAGGTTCTATGCAGTGTGCGCTCTGGGTACCAAGACggtacatgggaccagaggGTTCCCATCCATTTACCCTTTGTTATCATCATCTCAGGGTATGCACCATATAGTTATTCAACTCGTTTTCTTGTCCTTTGTTTTCAAACTAAGTCAACAATGTATTCATTTAGATGATAGATATTAGAGCTTCTAAAGAACCTATAATTTAGATCACTCAGCTTGtaaagagagagggagagagaagaAGTCTCCATCATTGTAGGACTGTAACCGGGAGAAGACTCGGTGGCATTTCTAAATTTGGATAGGTACTCACAATGTTACACTTAACCTCTCTTTTCTCTTTGTTGAGTctattttcatcttcttcaatcaGGTTTCACACTTCTTTGATTAAGCACGAGTTTCTTTACAGATTGAAGCTTGATAATTCCCAATCTGTAAGTATTTATGTTCTATAATTCTAGAGTTGCATCTTTTCTTGAAAGTTATTTGGTTTTCTTACatctttttcattatttaatttCATCTCGCAGTACAGATTGAAGCTTGATAATCATTTCTTAGAATATACGAGGGAATAAATTACAACTGATAAATCATTGAGGAAGTTTAACAAATCTTCTTTGTTAGCAT includes these proteins:
- the LOC122578797 gene encoding uncharacterized protein LOC122578797, with protein sequence MLLQTCPYSTTRLIPLTPSLNFISQSRQNVIKSMAKQTTNEPEPLSTPNKLAIAGGLISNPVIGWSLYTLKTTGCGLPPGPGGSIGALEGVSYLVVVGIVGWSLYTKSKTGSGLPNGPFGLLGAVEGLSYLSLVAILVVFGLQFYQQGFIPGPVPVPGDQCFG